The window CGTGATTGCTGAAATCACATGGCTTGTTCGACTACTTTCCGATCTCACTGTTTCTCCTTTGCTCCCGGTACCTCTTCACTCCGACAGTCAGACGGCCATCCATATCGCCAAGAGCCCGGTGTTGCACGAAAGAACCAAGCATGTAGAGCTTGATTGCCATTTTGTTCGCCAACAATTTCTCGCCGGACTAATTTCCCTCAACTTTGTTCCTTCTGCTTCTCAAATAGCTGATGTCTTTACTAAACCCTTGGCTGGTTTTCATCATCAACAACTCATCGACAAGTTGGGGTTGTTTCTCACCCCTCCAacttcggggggggggggggaatgtgATGAGATACAAAATGAGATGAAGGCAGAAGAACATAGGGCTCTAGGTTCTTCAGTTGATAGAGAAGAAGTGTTCGATAAAATTAAGGAAATGAGCCCTCATCCGTTAATATCTATGTCTGTAAAAGAAAAGGAACTAAAAGGTATTGGGTCTTCAGAACAGACCACCTCAACTCAGCCCAACAAGAATAAAGGGTCAACTCAGCCCAACAAGAATAAAGGACGGAAGCCCAATGTTGCCTCTACATTCATCCAGCCCGATAACAGATAAACAAGTTTATTGCATAGTTTCTTCTAGAAATAGTACACCTGTTTATAGAGAATAATTTCTGACATTGAAATTACAAATTAGTTATAGTATAGCCAATAAGAGATAGGACAACTGAAGTTAATTATTAGAGAAAAATTCTTTCTTAATTGTATATAATAGAAATATCTGTACAGTTCTTTTACAACAAGGAAATATACATCATACAAAAATTCTCTCAGATTTCTATAAAATCCTACACAATGACATTAATTTTTCAAGCCATGGCAATTGGATATGCTTTGGATATATTCCCTTGCTAGATATTCATTTCCTATTGAgatttatttccttttctttctgtCCTTTTTCTTGGTGAGATAAGTTCCAACGTTTCAATCAGATCTCCAACAATAACTAAAGCAAGAAAACCTTGAAAACTAATTTATCACCCATTTGCTTCACACggcaaaatatataaaataaagactTAGCTTTTACTTGATCACAATAAACAAAGACTTAtaaaaaactttagaaaattgaCCATGTTACAAGTGGGATAATAACTACTACTCCTaatttatgtgaatttattttctttttggttcgttccaaagagaatgacctctttctaaatttaaacacaatttagcttaaagtttCAATTTCACCAGAAGTTTTTTTATAACTACACATACCAAACCCTATTCTAATATGTTTAGgaccaaaaattttaaaaagaattattatattttatatttggtGTCCAATCAAATAGGGCAAGAGTACTATAACTTTTTTCTGTGTTTACATCGTGCGGAAGTCCCACAAACCATGTAAATCTAGTCAGCAAAGACGGAGACATTTCCCCTTTGCCTTATCCACTATTGTATTAACGTCAATTATTTGCCCCCCACTAAGCTGTGGCGCCTCTCCGCAGCATCTTACAACCAAACTGCACATGTTTTTATAGGGTTTCCTCTAAGGTAACCTTAGCTCACCACTCAAAcaactttcttttctcttttgcttgCGGTTTCTTCAACTCAAAAATATGCCTTCACTTCTTCAAATATTCCTTCCTTTGTTTCcgttctttttctttgtttctttctcaGTTTCTCATGGACCCTTTTTGCCTAAGGCCATTATTCTTCCTGTAAACAAAGATCTGTCCACTTTTCAGTATGTTACTCAAGTTTACATGGGTGCTCATCTTGTTCCTACCAATTTAGTTGTAGATCTTGGAGGTTCGTTTCTCTGGACTAATTGTGGCTTAACTTCTGTATCTTCAAGTCAGAAACTTGTCCCCTGTAATTCACTCAAGTGCTCAATGGCTAAACCTAATGGTTGCACTAACAAGATTTGTGGTGTACAATCAGAAAATCCTTTCACAAAAGTGGCTGCAACAGGGGAATTAGCAGAGGACATGTTTGCTGTGGAATTCATAGATGAGTTAAAAACAGGTTCAATTGCTTCAATACATGAATTCTTGTTTTCTTGTGCATCAACTACTTTGTTACAAGGTCTTGCTAGAGGTGCCAAAGGAATGTTAGGACTTGGAAATTCAAGAATTGCATTGCCATCTCAGTTGTCTGATACATTTGGTTTCCAGAGGAAATTTGCTCTCTGTTTGTCTTCTTCAAATGGTGCTATAATATCTGGTGAAAGTCCTTACTTGTCACTTTTGGGTCATGATGTTTCAAGATCTATGCTTTACACACCTTTGATTTCATCTAAAAATGGTGTTTCAGAAGAGTATTACATCAATGTCAAATCCATAAAAATTAATGGCAATAAACTGTCTTTAAACATATCTTTGTTTACAATGGATGAAGAAGGTGTTGGCGGGACAAAGATTAGTACAATTTCCCCTTTTACTAGCATGAAAAGCTCAATTTATAGGACATTTATGGAAGCTTATGAAAAAATTGCTATTTCCGTGAATTTGACTAAAGTGGAATCCATAGCACCATTTGAGCTTTGCTTTAGCACAGAGGGGATAGATGTCACAAAAGTGGGGCCAAATGTTCCAACTATGGATCTTGTGTTGCAAAGTGAAATGGTTAAGTGGAGGATTTATGGGAGAAATTCAATGGTGAAAGTAAGTGATGAAGTGATgtgttggggatttttggatGGAGGGGTGAATCAAAAGGCTTCAATTGTTATAGGGGGTTACCAGTTGGAGAATAATCTTTTGGAGTTTAACTTGGGAACTTCTATGCTTGGATTTACTTCTTCACTGTCTACAGCAGAAACAAGCTGTTCTGACTTCATGATCCATTCTGTATCGAAAGATTCAGCTTTTGATTCTTGACACCAAATCCTTAACCCAAGATTTTGAATTGTGGATCAATTCCCCTTTGTATAGTTGTCTAAGAACATGTATTGGCTCCTATACATAATCATGACTTGGCCAATCTTAGGATATATAACTAGTTTATTGGTGAGGAAGAGATTCTTGGTTTTGGTTATGACTTATGAGTGTTTTTTGACTCCCTTTTGAGAAAATTTTGGTACGTAACATCTATTTTTCAAGTTCCTGATTAAAGAATGTATTAGTTCTGATCTTCCCTATGCTACTTTGCTATTTAGTTTGATGTATGTATTGTTCTGTAGTAGTGTAAAGACTTCACCATAACAAAAAATAGctcatgtttttaagttttacccgacctagtcgatattgtacatattttaaaAACAGTAGCTCTTGCAAATTCAAAATAtgtgttcttacaaccattgcttctaaaagctatggagttaaatttgtgttctcacaaccactgttttcactctctcttcttctcacatcttttACATATGTTTCAAGGGGCCGTCGCCATTACTGTTTCTCCCCCTATGTCACCTGGTTGCAGcgtagaagtccaccattgaagacCATTCAAAGCTTTGGTTTCGAAAATAAGactttttgagtttgttagttgtttggattgggtgttgttccaattgattgaaaatagcaaaaagagtttaaaatttaaatttgaagtgatttggactAGATTTGAGcaaaatttgagttaaatttcagaaaagacgcaaggaagaagacgaagtcagttttttgtataattatgtataatcttgtataatagtgtatatgagcaTATAAACAcatattatacacttttatacacatTTATACAAGCGTCTTAGatgaacttcttccacgattttcaattgcaattcttgttcaaaaccagtccaaatctccattaaatgacttcaaattttatatacaacctccttatattatttctaacaagtttaaataacacccactccaaatttctcacaaaatcaaattcgaaatttaaacccacatatttaagcttgttaaaaatctaattttcatcACCCAAatagatttggtttgttgaactaatatttgagtcacagttactgattcaaaaattaacttaaaagcttgagcaatcttttttaaaaattaaataataattttgagaacctattggagttggatgttgaGTCTTAGCCTATTAATTTTAGgttagttggttgtaaattaaaatatggactataaaattaaaaagtagggagcccaattgttgttatgtgaAATTTTCCCTTTTGGAAAAGGACAATGGATAAGGACAATCATCAACAACGAGACCATAGTCGGATTAGGCTTTTGCTTCTTGTTGGACACCAAAAGATTTGGGCTTCTACCTGATGCTAGCGATGGCGTAGTCCAATTCCTTATTTATTGGGATGGTAGCCCACTTATTCATGGGCTAAAAGAGAGAAAGAGTTGTTTTGGTTGAATCTCATTGGCTTCATTGTAAATTCCTCAAATTACAAGAAACTTTAGATTTTGACTAGTTAGATGAATTTGAATTCTTTTGTATCTCGTGAAAGTTGTTCAATGTTAAGGAggagtttcttttctttcttttcatggAATGTTAAGGAGGAGTTGGTGCAGGGCGGAGCTACAGTAGAGTGTGTGGATTTGGGTGACCGACTTTTTTACTGACCTTGTATTTGTATTGAAAATTTACGGTTTACAGATatagataaaatatgccaaaCCCACTAATAAAAGGGGTTTGGGTTCACTGACAAATGTTTTGGGTTCTACGGAAAATGCCTGGGTTCTAATCCCCTTGAAAGCATCACCTTTTTCTATTactatttctttttaaaaaaaacctaACTAACTAAGAAATAAAACAACATTTTTCTGttactttttctttaaaaaaaaaactaactaatcTATCTATATAGAATAGGAGAAGCAAATACACTACATTAAGGCAAGTGTCTTAACAACAAAAAGCCAAGTGGCattgttaagacaaaataaattacttttttaactaacttttttttgaattttaaattttgaattaattggttacactactttaattaataaatatagatatcttataattatgataaaaaacgaaaatacaaaaaaaaaatattctactcataattcaaattggagttttaaaattattttacaataaaaaaataaaaaactaccaATTCAAATTGGAGAGTAATTTCTTTCTAATATAGTAGTAGTAGTGtgtctctctctatatatatatatatatatatatatatatatatatatatatatatatatatatatatatatatatatatatatatatgggagtAGTTATTATACTAAATTTTTTACTTATTAATAATTCATATGTcaatttaacaatattaaaaaatGGATAATACAGTTAGATAACCAAggagcaaatatatatatatatatatacacacacacacacacacatacactttaattaataatatagatatcttataattatgataaaaaacgaaaatacaaaaaaatattctattcataattcaaattggagttttaaaattattttacaataaaaaaataaaaaactaccaattcaaattggagagtaatttctttctaatatagtagtagtagtagtgtgtgtgtgtatatatatatatatatatatatgggagtAGTTATTATACTAAATTTTTTACTTATTAATAATTCATATGTcaatttaacaatattaaaaatgATAATACAGTTAGATAACCAAggagcaatatatatatatatatatatatatatatatatatatatatatatatatatatatatatatatatatacacatacaagacttataaaaataattataattattatgaGAAAATTCGTACATATACACATAACTAAAATCTTAATAAACAATTAGTCATAAATGAAgaatactaaaaataaaatcaaatgatATCGTAAAAATACATATACTAATTAAACTTCTCATGTAGGAcaatttagttaataaatagaactcataatttcataatgaaaaatacaaaaatataaagaaactatTAGGGTATTATAATactaaaaaacaaaatcaaatgatatcGTAAAAATACATATACTAATTAAACTTCTCATGTAGGAcatttagttaataaatagaactcataatttcataatgaaaaatacaaaaatataaagaaactatTAGGGTATTATACATAAGAtaatttattatatataaaacacattttattaattagtaaaaatattagtacatttttttataaaaataataaaatgcttATCAATAATTTTAAACagtataacataaatataaatatatatatttccagaataagaaaatatatacgTATGTTCTACTAGAAGAGAAGTAGTATCAAAATATTTAGTcaattgataaattaataaaaaaaattacattaataAATGTATAGTACTAAGTACAtgctaatttaataaataataaacaattaatttgTTTACTATAATGCTTTGTAACCTTTGATTTTTTatagattttattatatttatgtacactatattaaataataaaataataattaatatttattaaaataatatgatatattagatcataattttataagattaatattcCATCAAAttatccgcgcatcgcgcggATTCTAACACTagttaagaaataaaacaaaCGAAATtccaaaagtcaaaaagaaaCATTGAAGTTCCAAACTCGTGTTTTTCTGttactttatttaaaaaaaaaacctaactaatcaaaaaataaaaactagTTTTAGGTCATGGTCTTATCTTAAAATTTAGAATACATACACTTAAATTTTAGCTTCGGTTCTTAGTTGATGAGACCAATAGGTTTCAAGTTCGATATTCATCACGTTGTACGTTTATTCTCAACTTCGAAGATAGCATTCTCCCTATTAGTATGTTAGAGGGTGCTGTGTAAATATTTGGTGAAGAAAAGTTCATTTAAAATAGTATTACTAATGAATTTAACTCGAAACTAAAGGCATACTACTCACTAAGTAAGATAATTTGGTAGTGTAAAATTTCTTGACATTATATTGTATAAGTTGAAATTATTACTAAAAATAGTCTCAAACATTTCTACAGCAAAAAGATTGTTATACAAACTATAGCAAAGATAGA of the Nicotiana tabacum cultivar K326 chromosome 7, ASM71507v2, whole genome shotgun sequence genome contains:
- the LOC107795910 gene encoding putative aspartic proteinase GIP2, producing MPSLLQIFLPLFPFFFFVSFSVSHGPFLPKAIILPVNKDLSTFQYVTQVYMGAHLVPTNLVVDLGGSFLWTNCGLTSVSSSQKLVPCNSLKCSMAKPNGCTNKICGVQSENPFTKVAATGELAEDMFAVEFIDELKTGSIASIHEFLFSCASTTLLQGLARGAKGMLGLGNSRIALPSQLSDTFGFQRKFALCLSSSNGAIISGESPYLSLLGHDVSRSMLYTPLISSKNGVSEEYYINVKSIKINGNKLSLNISLFTMDEEGVGGTKISTISPFTSMKSSIYRTFMEAYEKIAISVNLTKVESIAPFELCFSTEGIDVTKVGPNVPTMDLVLQSEMVKWRIYGRNSMVKVSDEVMCWGFLDGGVNQKASIVIGGYQLENNLLEFNLGTSMLGFTSSLSTAETSCSDFMIHSVSKDSAFDS